The nucleotide sequence GCCCATCCGGTCCGGCAAGCGCGTCATCTTCAGCACCCTGGACGACGGTACGGGACTGGTCGACCTGGCCTTCTTCGACGACTCCCACGACACCTGCGCCCACACCGTCTTCCACTCCTGGCTGCTGCTGGTGCGCGGAGTGGTGCAGCGGCGGGGGTCGCGCAGCCTGAGTGTGGTCGGGTCGGTCGCCTGGAACCTCGCCGAACTCGTCGAACTGCGGGCCGAGGGCGGGCTGGAGAAGGTCGCGGCCCGGCTGGCGGAACCCGTTCCCGAGACGAAGGGCGGGGCGGGTGACGGTAGCGGGCGCCGGATCCGGATGGCCACCGGGTACGAGATGCATCCCTGGGCCGACCTGCGCCCGGCCGGCCAGGAGGTCTCCGAGCAAGGGCCCGCCGCCATGCGGAAGTTGTGGCATCAGAGTCCGGGGAGCGCGGGATGACCGTTCTCTGCGTGCGTTTCCGCCCGGCCTCGGGCGCGGGTGAGCTCGAGCTGCCCGAACTGCTCGGGCTGCTGGAGGAGTTCACCCCCGTGGTCGAGGGGCTGCCGCCTGACGGGGCGCTGGCCGACCTGCGAGGGGCCGAGCGGTACTTCGGGCGGGACGCGGTGGAACTGGCCGCGTTGATCCGGGTACGGGCTCTGGCCCGGTACGGCGTCGACTGCGCGGTCGGCGCCGGACCGGGGCCGATGCTGGCCCGGATGGCGTTGCGGGAGGCCCGGCCGGGGGCGGTGTGCGCCGTTCCCGAGGGGCCCGGTGCCGTCGCGGAGTTCCTCGCCGGGCTGCCCGTGGTCGCGTTGCCCGGGGTCGGGGCGGCCACCGCCCGGACCCTGTGCGAGTACGGTCTGGACACCCTGGGGCGGGTCGCCGTCGCGCCGCCCTCCACGTTGCAGCGGCTGATCGGGGCCAAGGCCGCCCGTGAGCTGCGGGAGCGGGCAGGCGGCGTGGACCGGGGGCGGGTCGTTCCGAACGCCGTCTCCCGGTCGGTGGGGGCCGAGCGTTCCTTCGGCCTGGACGAGCTGGACCCCGGCCGGCATCGGCGGGCGTTGCTGGCGGATGCCGAGGAACTGGGTTCGCGGCTGCGGGAGATGGAGCGGGTCTGCCGCTCCCTGACGCTCACCGTGCGCTACGCCGACCGCTCCACCACGGTGCGCGGGCGTACCCTCGCCGAGCCGACCGCACACTCCGCCGACCTCACCAGGGCGGCGTACGGCATGTACGAGGCGCTCGGGCTCCAGCGGGCGCGGGTGCGGGCGCTCGCCCTGCGCGCCGAGGGGCTGACCCCGGCCGGGGAGGCGGCCCACCAGCTCACCTTCGACCCCGTGGACGAGAAGGCCCGCCGGATCGAGGAGGTCGCCGACCTGGCGCGGGCCAAGTTCGGTCCCCGCGCGGTGATGCCGGGGTCGCTCGCGGCCTGACGGTACCGGGGCGCAAGGGAACCGAGTTACGCGTGTTGTGGGAGTTTCCGGTGGGATCGGGCGGCTACGCGCAACCTGGTGACGATTCCACAGCGTGCGGGGGCTTCTGGGCACTGATGGAACTTTTTACCGACGCGTAACTTCACAGTTGCACTACTCGTCCGTAACTTGACGAGTGAACAGCATCCCGTGATCCGGATCACAGGGTTAGGCCGTGCACCTCCCTTGAGCCGCAAGGAGATCACACGATGCTGCCCTGGAAACAAGTGCTCAGACCGCTCGCCGCGCTGCTCCTGGCCGCCGGGCTCGCCACCGTCCCCGCCGCCACCGCCCACGCCGCCCCCAGCAGCGGCTGGAACGACTACTCCTGCAAGCCCTCCGCCGCCCACCCGCGTCCCGTCGTCCTCGTCCACGGCACCCTCGGCAACTCCGTCACCAACTGGGTGTCGCTCGCGCCGTACCTCAAGGAGCGCGGCTACTGCGTCTTCTCCCTCGACTACGGGCAACTGTCCGGCGTCCCCGTCTTCTACGGCCTCGGCCCCATCGACAAGTCGGCCGAGCAGTTGTCCGCCTTCGTCGACAAGGTGCTCACCGCCACCGGAGCCGCCAAGGCCGACCTGGTCGGCCACTCCCAGGGCGGCATGATGCCCCGGTACTACCTGAAGTTCCTCGGCGGAGCCGCCAAGGTGAACGCGCTCGTCGGGATCGCCCCCAGCAACCACGGCACCGACCTGAACGGCCTCACCAACCTGCTCCCGTACTTCCCCGGCGCCGAGAACCTGATCAAGGCCAGCACGCCCGCCCTCGCCGACCAGATCACGGGCTCGGCCTTCCTGACCAAGCTCAACGCGGGCGGCGACACCGTCCCCGGAGTGCACTACACCGTCATCGCCACCAAGTACGACGAGGTCGTCACCCCCTGGCGCACCCAGTACCTGACCGGCTCCGACGTCCGCAACGTCCTCCTGCAGGACCTGTGCCCGCTCGACCTGTCCGAACACGTGGCGATCGGCATCTTCGACCGCATCGCCTACCACGAGGTGGCCAACGCGCTCGACCCGTCCCGCGCCACCGCGACCAGTTGCGCGTCGGCCTTCAGCTGACGTGACTCGGGGCCCTGCCCGGCCTGAGCCGCCCGGCAGGGCCCCGCGATCGGAGGGGTGTTCAGCGTGCGGCGCGGTTCCGGCCCGTCGCGCGCTGGCGCACCGAGAGGAACAGCGCGGCCGAACCGAGGGCCAGGGCGGCCGCGCCGCCGATGGCCGCGTACGAGGTGCCGGCGGGGGCGCCGGTCTCCGCCAGTGGGACCGAAGTCCCCTCCGGCCGCAATGCGTTGGGCTCGGTGGCGGTGGGGGCCGGCTCCGCCGAGGTGCTCGGGTCGTCGTCGCCGTGGCCGTGGTGCTCCACCGTCGAACGGTCGGCGCCGGCCGCGATCTGCCGGTCCGAGGGCGCGGAGGCGGAGGGCGCGGGGGCGGCGGAACCGGGGGAGACGGGGGAGACGGCGGAGGTGACGGAGGGGCGCGGCGAGGGGGCGGGCGCGGACTTGACCGTGCCGGCCGTCGTCCCGCCGAAGTCCACGTCCGAGCAGGAGTAGAACGCCTCCGGGCTGTCCGAGCGCTGCCACACCGCGTACAGGAGCTGCCTGCCCGTACGGTCGGGGAGCGTGCCGGAGAACGTGTAGAAGCCGTCCGTGGCGACCGGGTCGGTGGCCTTCGCCACCGGGTGCTCCAGGTCCAGGTCGGACCAGGCCAGGGGCTTCGCCGGGTCGTAGCCGGGCTTGGTCGCGTAGACCTCGAAGGTGCCCTTGTGCGGGGCGGTCACCCGGTACTTGAAGGTGTACGAGCCGCTGTGCGCCTTCGTGGCCGGCCAGTCGGCGCGGGCCAGGTCGAGCCCCTTGAACTCCTCGTTCCCGGCGCTGCACAGTTCGCCGTCGGGGATGAGCTGCTGATGGCGGCCGCCCGCGTCGCCGATCCGGATGCCGTTCCAGTCGTACAGCGCCTGGGTGCCGCCCGCCGCCACGGCCGCCTGGCAGGCCGCCGACCTCGGGGACTCCGGGCCCTCCGCGAAGCACTGAGCGACCCGGCTGACCGGATCGCCCATCGAACCGTGCGCCGCCGCGGGTGCGGCGGCGAGCGCGGCCAGGGTGACCGGGGCCAGGCCGAGCGCGGCCGCGGTGGCGGCGGCCCGGAGCCGCGGCATCCGCTGCCCGCGCGGTGTCGAGGGCGTGGCGA is from Streptomyces seoulensis and encodes:
- a CDS encoding esterase/lipase family protein, translating into MLPWKQVLRPLAALLLAAGLATVPAATAHAAPSSGWNDYSCKPSAAHPRPVVLVHGTLGNSVTNWVSLAPYLKERGYCVFSLDYGQLSGVPVFYGLGPIDKSAEQLSAFVDKVLTATGAAKADLVGHSQGGMMPRYYLKFLGGAAKVNALVGIAPSNHGTDLNGLTNLLPYFPGAENLIKASTPALADQITGSAFLTKLNAGGDTVPGVHYTVIATKYDEVVTPWRTQYLTGSDVRNVLLQDLCPLDLSEHVAIGIFDRIAYHEVANALDPSRATATSCASAFS
- a CDS encoding lytic polysaccharide monooxygenase auxiliary activity family 9 protein; amino-acid sequence: MPRLRAAATAAALGLAPVTLAALAAAPAAAHGSMGDPVSRVAQCFAEGPESPRSAACQAAVAAGGTQALYDWNGIRIGDAGGRHQQLIPDGELCSAGNEEFKGLDLARADWPATKAHSGSYTFKYRVTAPHKGTFEVYATKPGYDPAKPLAWSDLDLEHPVAKATDPVATDGFYTFSGTLPDRTGRQLLYAVWQRSDSPEAFYSCSDVDFGGTTAGTVKSAPAPSPRPSVTSAVSPVSPGSAAPAPSASAPSDRQIAAGADRSTVEHHGHGDDDPSTSAEPAPTATEPNALRPEGTSVPLAETGAPAGTSYAAIGGAAALALGSAALFLSVRQRATGRNRAAR
- a CDS encoding DNA polymerase Y family protein, encoding MTVLCVRFRPASGAGELELPELLGLLEEFTPVVEGLPPDGALADLRGAERYFGRDAVELAALIRVRALARYGVDCAVGAGPGPMLARMALREARPGAVCAVPEGPGAVAEFLAGLPVVALPGVGAATARTLCEYGLDTLGRVAVAPPSTLQRLIGAKAARELRERAGGVDRGRVVPNAVSRSVGAERSFGLDELDPGRHRRALLADAEELGSRLREMERVCRSLTLTVRYADRSTTVRGRTLAEPTAHSADLTRAAYGMYEALGLQRARVRALALRAEGLTPAGEAAHQLTFDPVDEKARRIEEVADLARAKFGPRAVMPGSLAA